A part of Paenibacillus sp. IHBB 10380 genomic DNA contains:
- the guaB gene encoding IMP dehydrogenase, translating to MRKDKFGKEGFTFDDVLLVPRKSEVLPKEVDVSTRLSKHVKLNIPLISAGMDTVTEAALAIAIAREGGIGIIHKNMSVEQQAEEVDRVKRSESGVITNPFSLSAEHLVSDAEQLMGKFRISGVPIVDEHNKLVGILTNRDLRFIHDYSIKISDVMTHDNLVTAPVGTTLQEAEVLLQQHKIEKLPLVDSNNILKGLITIKDIEKAIQFPNAAKDAQGRLLVGAAIGIAKDTVERTDALVQAGVDVITVDSAHGHHINIIDAVRELRGRYPELTIIAGNVATGEATRELIEAGASVVKVGIGPGSICTTRVIAGIGVPQITAIYDCARVAAEYGIPVIADGGIKYSGEITKAIAAGAHAVMLGSLFAGTEESPGESEIYQGRRFKVYRGMGSISAMKQGSKDRYFQDDDKKLVPEGIEGRVAYIGPLSDTIHQLIGGLRSGMGYCGTNGLEELRNDTQFIHITGAGLRESHPHDVQITKEAPNYSL from the coding sequence GTGCGGAAAGACAAGTTTGGTAAAGAAGGTTTTACTTTTGATGATGTATTGTTGGTGCCTCGTAAGTCTGAGGTACTCCCTAAGGAAGTGGATGTGTCCACAAGACTCAGTAAGCATGTTAAGCTGAACATTCCACTGATCAGTGCGGGTATGGACACTGTGACTGAGGCTGCACTAGCCATCGCTATCGCAAGAGAGGGCGGTATTGGTATTATTCACAAGAATATGTCTGTAGAACAGCAGGCAGAGGAAGTAGACCGTGTTAAACGATCTGAGAGCGGAGTTATTACGAATCCTTTCTCATTGTCAGCGGAACACTTAGTGTCAGATGCCGAACAATTAATGGGCAAATTCCGGATTTCTGGTGTGCCGATTGTGGACGAGCATAATAAACTTGTGGGAATTCTAACGAACCGTGATCTTCGCTTCATACATGATTACAGTATCAAAATTAGCGATGTCATGACACATGATAATCTAGTTACAGCTCCAGTAGGGACAACTTTGCAGGAAGCTGAGGTTCTTTTACAACAGCATAAGATTGAGAAGCTACCTCTAGTGGATTCTAATAATATTCTTAAAGGACTTATCACCATTAAGGATATTGAGAAGGCGATACAGTTCCCGAACGCCGCTAAAGACGCTCAAGGGCGTTTGTTAGTTGGTGCAGCTATTGGTATAGCTAAAGATACTGTAGAACGGACTGATGCTCTAGTTCAAGCGGGTGTAGATGTCATTACAGTTGACTCCGCTCATGGTCATCATATTAACATCATTGATGCGGTTCGTGAGTTACGTGGTCGCTATCCTGAATTGACAATTATTGCAGGTAATGTGGCTACGGGCGAAGCCACTCGTGAGTTGATTGAGGCTGGTGCATCTGTAGTGAAGGTCGGTATTGGACCAGGTTCAATTTGTACTACACGCGTTATTGCAGGTATCGGTGTACCTCAAATTACAGCGATTTATGACTGTGCTAGAGTAGCCGCTGAATATGGTATTCCAGTTATTGCAGATGGGGGCATTAAATATTCAGGGGAGATTACGAAGGCTATAGCAGCTGGTGCTCATGCTGTCATGTTAGGTAGCTTGTTTGCCGGTACAGAGGAGAGCCCAGGGGAATCTGAAATATATCAAGGTCGTCGCTTTAAGGTATACCGGGGTATGGGATCTATAAGTGCCATGAAGCAGGGCAGTAAAGATCGATATTTCCAAGATGATGACAAGAAATTAGTTCCTGAAGGTATAGAAGGGCGCGTAGCTTATATAGGTCCTCTCTCTGATACGATTCATCAACTGATTGGTGGTCTACGTTCAGGTATGGGGTATTGTGGAACAAATGGTTTGGAAGAGCTTCGTAATGATACGCAGTTTATTCACATTACGGGTGCTGGCCTTCGTGAGAGTCATCCCCATGATGTTCAGATTACCAAGGAAGCTCCTAACTATTCTTTATAA
- a CDS encoding D-alanyl-D-alanine carboxypeptidase family protein encodes MKAMKATKKSRRQMVNKSIASVMLLNMLCLSAIPITAVLAEGGATTTEAAKAPVTAKAAKIPEVSSLGLEVASAVLIEPITGKVLLSVNADEALPPASMTKMMTEYIVADQVKQGVFKWDDIVTVKENAAKTVGSRIFLAVGDQHTVEELYIAMAVGSANDASVALAEYVAGSEQEFVKMMNDTAKKMGMKTAHFINSTGLDRADMPDKFKPEEDGEDLMSAMDAALLAKFIVQDHPDFARFTSLQSFKFRERDKNPIINYNWMLEANKDITNFKAYAYPGLDGMKTGHTASAGNCFTGTAVRDGMRLISVVMGTSSEPARFKETKKVLDYGFNNFEIKQVIAPKTIVEGTETVPVKKGVETSVSVVTDQDVSFMVPKGADTTKVTSKVSIIDESKLVAPLKQGSKVGTVTYTYKAEGISDQKKTVNLVTAEEVEKGGWFRLLFRAIKDLFVDLFDGIKNLF; translated from the coding sequence TTGAAAGCTATGAAAGCAACAAAAAAAAGTAGACGTCAAATGGTTAATAAGAGTATAGCTTCGGTTATGCTATTAAATATGCTTTGTTTATCGGCAATACCCATTACTGCTGTATTGGCGGAGGGTGGAGCAACGACCACCGAGGCTGCTAAAGCTCCGGTTACTGCTAAGGCTGCTAAGATTCCAGAGGTCTCATCTTTAGGGTTAGAAGTAGCATCTGCGGTATTAATTGAGCCAATCACGGGTAAAGTTCTATTGTCTGTGAATGCTGATGAAGCTCTTCCACCTGCAAGTATGACCAAGATGATGACAGAGTATATTGTGGCAGATCAGGTTAAGCAGGGTGTTTTTAAATGGGATGACATCGTAACCGTTAAAGAAAATGCAGCCAAAACAGTGGGCTCTCGTATTTTTTTAGCAGTAGGTGATCAACATACTGTGGAGGAATTGTACATAGCTATGGCTGTGGGTTCGGCGAATGATGCTTCAGTAGCGCTAGCAGAATACGTAGCAGGCTCTGAGCAGGAGTTCGTTAAAATGATGAATGATACGGCAAAGAAAATGGGCATGAAGACAGCCCACTTCATTAATTCAACAGGGCTGGATCGTGCTGATATGCCAGATAAGTTCAAACCTGAGGAAGATGGGGAGGATTTAATGTCTGCTATGGATGCTGCTTTACTCGCTAAATTCATAGTTCAGGATCATCCTGATTTCGCTAGATTTACATCTTTACAATCGTTTAAGTTCCGTGAACGTGATAAGAATCCGATTATTAACTATAACTGGATGCTTGAGGCGAACAAGGATATTACGAACTTCAAAGCTTATGCCTATCCAGGATTAGATGGGATGAAGACAGGACACACAGCTAGTGCAGGTAACTGTTTCACAGGTACAGCTGTAAGAGACGGTATGCGATTGATCAGTGTCGTTATGGGAACCTCTTCAGAGCCAGCTCGTTTCAAAGAGACGAAAAAGGTGCTGGACTACGGATTTAATAATTTTGAGATCAAACAAGTGATTGCTCCGAAGACGATCGTTGAAGGTACAGAAACCGTACCTGTCAAAAAAGGCGTTGAAACGAGTGTATCGGTTGTAACAGATCAAGATGTTAGTTTCATGGTCCCTAAGGGAGCGGATACGACGAAGGTTACCTCTAAAGTAAGCATTATAGATGAATCTAAGCTTGTAGCTCCACTGAAGCAAGGCTCTAAGGTGGGTACCGTCACCTATACTTACAAAGCAGAAGGTATTAGTGACCAGAAGAAAACAGTGAATCTGGTAACAGCTGAAGAAGTAGAAAAGGGTGGATGGTTCCGCTTATTATTCCGTGCTATCAAAGATTTGTTCGTCGACTTGTTTGACGGAATCAAAAATCTTTTTTAA
- the pdxS gene encoding pyridoxal 5'-phosphate synthase lyase subunit PdxS, with protein METGTSRVKRGMAEMQKGGVIMDVMNAEQAKIAEAAGATAVMALERVPSDIRAAGGVARMADPTIVEQVMKVVSIPVMAKSRIGHFVEAKVLESLGVDYLDESEVLTPADEVFHIDKWDFTVPFVCGAKDLGEALRRIGEGASMIRTKGEPGTGNIVEAVRHMRHIKGQIRKVQSMSKDELYAEAKNLGVAHDLLVDVHMSGKLPVVNFAAGGVATPSDAALMMHLGADGVFVGSGIFKSENPEKFARAIVAATTHYQDYKLIAEVSKNLGAAMKGIEISSLSPSERMQDRG; from the coding sequence ATGGAAACCGGAACATCGCGTGTAAAAAGAGGTATGGCAGAAATGCAAAAGGGTGGCGTCATTATGGACGTCATGAATGCGGAACAAGCTAAAATCGCAGAAGCAGCAGGCGCGACAGCTGTTATGGCTTTAGAAAGAGTACCTTCTGATATTCGTGCCGCCGGTGGAGTTGCACGGATGGCTGACCCAACAATTGTAGAACAAGTTATGAAAGTGGTTAGCATTCCTGTTATGGCGAAATCCCGTATCGGTCATTTTGTAGAAGCTAAAGTGTTGGAATCTCTTGGTGTAGATTACCTTGATGAGAGTGAAGTACTGACACCAGCCGATGAAGTATTCCATATTGATAAATGGGATTTCACTGTTCCTTTTGTGTGTGGAGCGAAAGACTTAGGTGAAGCATTGCGTCGTATCGGCGAAGGAGCTTCCATGATTCGTACGAAGGGTGAACCAGGAACAGGTAATATCGTTGAAGCTGTTCGTCATATGCGTCATATTAAGGGTCAAATTCGCAAAGTGCAAAGTATGTCGAAGGACGAGCTATATGCAGAAGCTAAGAACCTAGGCGTAGCACATGATTTATTAGTTGATGTACACATGAGTGGGAAACTGCCTGTCGTTAACTTTGCAGCAGGTGGAGTAGCCACTCCTTCCGACGCAGCACTAATGATGCATCTTGGTGCAGATGGTGTATTTGTAGGATCTGGTATTTTTAAATCTGAAAATCCAGAAAAATTTGCTCGCGCGATTGTAGCAGCTACTACCCATTATCAAGATTATAAATTAATTGCAGAAGTATCTAAGAACCTAGGTGCCGCAATGAAGGGTATCGAGATTTCATCTTTGTCTCCTTCTGAACGGATGCAGGATCGCGGCTGA
- the pdxT gene encoding pyridoxal 5'-phosphate synthase glutaminase subunit PdxT, with amino-acid sequence MKIGVLALQGAVTEHIRSVTLAGAEGVAIKRIEELNEIEGLIIPGGESTTIGKLMRKYDFIEAIREFSAAGKPIFGTCAGLIVLATTIEGQEEAHLELMDITVARNAFGRQRESFETDLKIEGIDEQVRAVFIRAPLIREVGNQVEVLSTYHDEIVTARQGNLLVSSFHPELTDDYRLHQYFVEMVKESIS; translated from the coding sequence ATGAAGATTGGCGTACTGGCACTTCAAGGTGCCGTAACAGAACATATCCGGAGTGTTACCCTTGCAGGGGCCGAAGGCGTTGCAATTAAACGGATAGAAGAACTGAATGAAATTGAAGGACTTATTATTCCTGGTGGAGAGAGTACGACGATTGGTAAGCTCATGCGAAAGTATGACTTTATTGAAGCTATTCGAGAGTTCTCAGCTGCGGGTAAGCCTATTTTCGGTACCTGTGCAGGACTTATTGTACTTGCCACAACGATTGAAGGTCAGGAAGAGGCTCATCTAGAGTTGATGGATATTACCGTGGCTAGAAATGCCTTCGGTCGTCAGCGTGAGAGCTTCGAGACGGACTTGAAGATTGAAGGAATTGATGAGCAAGTTCGAGCTGTATTTATTCGAGCTCCTCTTATTCGAGAAGTAGGCAACCAGGTGGAAGTTCTTTCTACCTATCATGATGAGATTGTTACTGCAAGACAGGGAAACCTATTAGTCTCTTCATTTCACCCCGAGTTAACTGATGATTATCGTCTACATCAGTACTTTGTAGAAATGGTAAAAGAGTCAATTTCTTAA
- the serS gene encoding serine--tRNA ligase yields MLDVKILRNDYERVEEALKNRGKSLDLIAGFPKLDTNRRELLQESEGLKSRRNTVSAEVAKRKKNGEDAEALIIEMREVSDRIKGLDEEVRVLEASISDLTMSIPNIPHASVPLGKSEADNVEIRRWSEPNTFAFTPKAHWDIAQELGILDFESAAKVTGSRFTFYKGLGARLERALINFMMDLHSSEHGFEEMLPPYIVNGDSLRGTGQLPKFEEDLFKLRDTDYYLIPTAEVPVTNYYRDEILNVEDLPKHFVAYSSCFRSEAGSAGRDTRGLIRQHQFNKVELVKLVHPESSYEELEKMTAHAERVLQLLKLPYRVLALSTGDMGFSAAKTYDLEVWLPESEAYREISSCSNTEDFQARRANIRFRPEAKAKPEFVHTLNGSALAVGRTFAAILENYQQEDGSVIIPDVLQPYMGNVKIISSKK; encoded by the coding sequence ATGTTAGATGTAAAGATATTACGAAACGACTATGAAAGAGTGGAAGAAGCCCTGAAGAATCGAGGTAAATCACTTGATCTTATAGCGGGTTTTCCTAAGCTTGATACAAATCGTAGAGAGCTATTGCAAGAGAGTGAAGGACTTAAAAGTCGGAGAAACACGGTATCAGCTGAAGTAGCTAAACGTAAAAAAAACGGTGAGGATGCGGAAGCGTTAATTATTGAAATGCGCGAAGTATCAGATCGTATTAAGGGATTAGATGAGGAAGTTCGAGTGCTTGAAGCTTCCATTTCTGATTTAACGATGTCGATTCCTAACATTCCACATGCATCTGTGCCTTTAGGTAAATCCGAGGCTGATAATGTTGAAATTCGTCGTTGGTCTGAGCCGAATACGTTTGCTTTCACGCCGAAGGCACACTGGGATATTGCACAGGAGTTGGGTATCCTTGATTTTGAATCAGCAGCTAAAGTTACAGGTTCACGTTTTACGTTCTATAAAGGGTTAGGAGCACGACTAGAACGGGCTCTGATTAACTTTATGATGGATCTGCACAGCAGTGAGCATGGTTTTGAAGAGATGCTTCCTCCTTATATTGTTAATGGAGACAGTTTGCGTGGAACAGGTCAGCTTCCTAAGTTCGAAGAGGATTTGTTTAAGCTACGGGACACCGATTATTATCTTATTCCCACTGCTGAAGTGCCAGTAACTAACTATTACCGTGATGAGATTCTAAATGTTGAGGATCTTCCGAAACATTTCGTAGCTTACAGCTCATGCTTCCGTTCAGAAGCTGGATCAGCTGGTCGTGATACACGAGGGCTTATTCGTCAACATCAATTTAACAAGGTTGAACTAGTAAAGTTGGTACATCCTGAATCTTCTTATGAAGAGTTAGAGAAAATGACAGCTCATGCTGAGCGGGTTCTACAACTACTGAAGCTTCCTTACCGGGTACTTGCACTTAGTACGGGCGATATGGGCTTCTCCGCTGCCAAAACGTATGATCTTGAAGTATGGCTACCAGAAAGTGAAGCATACCGTGAGATATCGTCTTGTTCGAATACAGAGGATTTCCAAGCGCGTCGTGCGAATATAAGGTTCCGTCCTGAAGCGAAGGCGAAGCCAGAATTCGTGCACACCCTGAATGGTTCTGCTCTAGCCGTGGGACGTACATTCGCTGCGATCCTAGAGAATTATCAACAAGAAGATGGAAGTGTGATCATCCCAGATGTTCTTCAACCTTATATGGGTAACGTAAAAATAATTTCTTCAAAAAAATAA